From a region of the Phaseolus vulgaris cultivar G19833 chromosome 6, P. vulgaris v2.0, whole genome shotgun sequence genome:
- the LOC137831588 gene encoding NAD(P)H-quinone oxidoreductase subunit N, chloroplastic, with translation MSCSGSLGYGGATCLSNVQRTKKQQQPLRNSFMGTKSVAVMKGWRGKDGYSNTSKRVGVVQCRGLGDFVGGDLVWLDIDRWLSDVEEHKALAIYPPHEGGYEGRYLSRLIRQGYYFLDLSARGLGDPETTLTKIHPVYPPHVGKQPIARWYYPPEVDYRLEALPPNAKGLVVWILEAKVLSKAELQFLALLPTLRPNVRVIAECGNWRKFMWKPLKEIAGLTTSEEA, from the exons atgTCATGCAGTGGTAGCTTGGGTTATGGAGGGGCAACCTGCTTGAGCAATGTTCAGCGCACAAAGAAGCAGCAGCAACCACTGAGAAACAGTTTCATGGGCACCAAAAGTGTTGCAGTGATGAAGGGTTGGAGAGGAAAAGATGGTTACAGCAACACATCCAAAAGGGTAGGGGTTGTGCAGTGTAGAGGGCTAGGAGACTTCGTTGGAGGGGACTTGGTATGGCTTGATATTGATCGTTGGCTTTCAGATGTTGAAGAGCACAAAGCACTTGCAATATACCCTCCTCACGAGGGAGGCTATGAGGGGCGTTACTTGTCACGTCTCATACGTCAAGGCTACTATTTCCTTGACCTCTCAGCTCGTGGCCTTGGTGACCCTGAAACCACCCTCACCAAGATTCACCCTGTTTACCCT CCTCATGTTGGAAAGCAGCCAATAGCAAGGTGGTATTATCCTCCAGAAGTTGATTACAGATTAGAAGCATTGCCACCAAATGCCAAAGGATTGGTGGTGTGGATACTTGAAGCCAAG GTACTCTCTAAGGCAGAACTGCAGTTCCTAGCTTTGCTTCCAACACTTAGGCCTAACGTGAGGGTCATTGCTGAATGTGGAAACTG GAGAAAGTTTATGTGGAAGCCACTGAAAGAAATTGCAGGACTAACTACCAGTGAGGAAGCTTAA